A section of the Triticum dicoccoides isolate Atlit2015 ecotype Zavitan chromosome 7A, WEW_v2.0, whole genome shotgun sequence genome encodes:
- the LOC119334287 gene encoding putative F-box protein At2g16220 yields MEEAEKGEIFERNTMSTLDRHPDPWPTAGLLTDDLILEILSRLPARSLHRFKCVSVSWRDLIVDPANRNKLPQTVNSSGCGHHFASISGHGAAPFDPSLQPNKYMDMVQVDACNGLLLYCGCNEKLSPFNWAEDDFRFVVCNPLTGRWVELPPTLQAPENNRYSCTAGLAFDPADSSHFNVLHFEQALHEAYVTGVNIYSSRARAWTRRDSGMVEKVAPFFRGKCVFVGCMMYVIGSLMDMKNEYVLMGVDMEGKVWKTIRVPYGQRFATIGVSQGCLHYAAASVVDNNNRTVSQIALWCLKDRDSKELVLKHTANINKLMSMTGKKYMVDAIHPECDTIFLISYGGDTLAAYDMRHQKVGCILNLEKSNTYRFLPYVPLFSESLADADEQ; encoded by the coding sequence atggaggaggcagagaagGGGGAGATCTTCGAGAGGAACACCATGTCGACATTGGACAGGCATCCGGATCCGTGGCCGACGGCTGGCCTGCTCACCGACGACCTCATCCTGGAGATCCTCTCCCGCCTCCCCGCCAGATCCCTCCACCGCTTCAAGTGCGTTTCCGTGTCCTGGCGCGACCTCATCGTCGACCCTGCCAACCGCAACAAGCTGCCACAGACCGTTAACAGCAGCGGGTGCGGCCACCACTTCGCCAGCATATCCGGCCACGGCGCAGCCCCGTTCGATCCTTCGCTGCAGCCTAACAAATACATGGACATGGTCCAGGTGGACGCCTGCAACGGTCTCCTCCTCTACTGCGGCTGCAACGAGAAGTTGTCCCCTTTCAATTGGGCAGAGGATGATTTCCGTTTTGTCGTGTGCAATCCCCTCACTGGGAGGTGGGTGGAGCTGCCTCCTACGCTGCAGGCGCCAGAAAATAACAGATATAGTTGTACCGCAGGCCTGGCTTTTGATCCGGCGGACTCATCCCATTTCAATGTTCTTCACTTCGAGCAGGCCCTTCACGAAGCTTACGTTACAGGAGTGAACATCTACTCGTCGCGGGCAAGAGCCTGGACTCGCAGGGATAGTGGGATGGTTGAGAAAGTGGCGCCGTTCTTCCGTGGTAAATGTGTCTTTGTTGGCTGTATGATGTATGTGATTGGCAGCCTGATGGACATGAAAAATGAGTACGTGCTCATGGGGGTGGACATGGAGGGGAAAGTGTGGAAGACTATCCGTGTGCCGTATGGACAAAGATTTGCTACGATTGGAGTGTCACAGGGGTGCTTACACTATGCTGCAGCTTCTGTCGTTGATAACAATAATAGGACGGTTTCCCAGATAGCGCTCTGGTGCCTCAAGGATCGTGACAGCAAAGAATTAGTCCTGAAGCATACTGCCAACATCAATAAACTTATGAGCATGACTGGAAAGAAGTACATGGTGGATGCGATTCATCCAGAGTGCGACACAATTTTTTTGATTTCATATGGAGGTGACACCTTAGCGGCGTATGATATGCGACATCAGAAAGTTGGTTGTATCCTTAATCTTGAGAAAAGCAATACATACCGATTTCTACCCTATGTTCCTTTGTTCTCAGAGTCGTTAGCAGATGCAGATGAGCAGTAG